A genomic window from Diorhabda sublineata isolate icDioSubl1.1 chromosome 8, icDioSubl1.1, whole genome shotgun sequence includes:
- the LOC130447691 gene encoding zinc finger protein OZF-like — MDVEQKVVKGEIDFQNDVLCNIDIKQELSDDVAEAALLNVNTNINIIKQEVDDQLNKSKIFGKSMILVKTKRDKYHITNIRKKLKYSGWRNKSKGLLKNGQYLNLDNDAGIKICKFCGNLYTKLEEFVYHFSTNHFMNKKKLHQKNCRREVTESVVSRIFNEDVKNEIEILEHDLKEEKDVNLIDNFELNLNDSQKFEVRLSLFAHTVEKKPFKCDICRKSFSRKTCLTIHMRCHTGEKPFECDICLKTFSQKSNLIRHLRNHTGEKPFKCDVCSKTFRQKSNLNIHIQIHTGEKPFKCDVCLKTYSQKSRLQQHFRSHTGEKPFKCDICLKTFMRKVNFIDHLQNHSGEKPFKCEFCNKCFTRKSRLKEHLRSHTGEKPFKCDVCLKAFKQRGSLDEHLRSHTGEKPFKCDICSKRFSVKTNLNTHVQTHSEEKQFKCHVCSKTFSQKCNFNVHIRNHTGVNPLECSVCSKSFTYKSCLKKHLWRHTEEKPYLLKNLLK; from the exons ATGGATGTGGAGCAAAAAGTTGTCAAGGGAgaaatcgattttcaaaatGATGTGCTTTGTAATATAGATATTAAACAAGAATTAAGTGACGATGTTGCTGAGGCCGCTCTTCTAAATGTAAATactaatatcaatattattaaacaagAAGTAGATGACCAACTAAacaaatctaaaatttttggaaaatctatGATTTTGGTTAAAACAAAGAGGGACAAATATCATATAACAAACATTcgaaaaaaacttaaatattcTGGATggagaaataaatcaaaag GACTCTTAAAGAATGGACAATACCTAAATCTAGATAATGATGCTGGAATCAAGATATGCAAGTTTTGTGGAAATTTATACACAAAACTAGAAGAATTTGTTTACCATTTTTCTACAAATCACTTTATGAATAAGAAGAAGTTACATCAGAAAAATTGCAGAAGGGAAGTAACTGAATctgtcgtttcaagaatttttaatgaagatgttaaaaatgaaattgaaatactGGAACATGATTTGAAAGAGGAAAAAGATGTCAAtcttattgataattttgagttaaatttaaatgatagtcagaaatttgaggttaggttaagtttgtTTGCTCATACAGTAGAAAAGAAGCCatttaaatgtgatatttgcCGGAAATCATTTTCACGGAAAACTTGTTTAACTATTCATATGCGTTGtcacacaggagaaaaaccattcgaatgtgacatttgtttaaaaactttttcgcagaaaagtaatttaattcGACATTTACGAAATCATACCGGAGagaaaccattcaaatgtgacgtttgttcaaaaacttttaggCAGAAAAGTAACttgaatatacatatacaaattcacacaggagaaaagccattcaaatgtgatgtttgtttaaaaacttattCACAGAAAAGTCGTTTACAGCAACATTTTCGTTCtcacacaggagaaaaaccattcaaatgtgacatttgtttgaaaacttttatgCGTAAAGTTAATTTCATTGACCATTTGCAAAATCACTCAGGAGagaagccattcaaatgtgagtTTTGTAATAAGTGTTTTACACGGAAAAGTCGTTTGAAGGAACATTTGCGTTCTCACACGGGAGAAAAGCCTTTCAAATGTGACGTTTGTTTAAAAGCCTTTAAACAGAGAGGTAGTTTGGATGAACATTTACGcagtcatacaggagaaaagccatttaaatgtgacatttgttccAAAAGATTTTCAGtgaaaactaatttaaatacaCATGTACAAACTCACTCGGAAGAAAAGCAATTCAAATGCCAcgtttgttcaaaaactttttcgcaaaaatgtaatttcaatGTACATATTCGGAATCACACAGGAGTTAATCCATTAGAATGTAGCGTTTGCTCAAAATCTTttacatataaaagttgtttgaAGAAACATTTGTGGCGCCACACGGAAGAAAAGCCATATTTGCTTAAAAACTTACTCAAGTGA